The following DNA comes from Xiphophorus hellerii strain 12219 chromosome 5, Xiphophorus_hellerii-4.1, whole genome shotgun sequence.
AATATATCTGTTTGCAATCTGCATCACAGTATAAATCTATGAATATTGCATACATATTCATTAAAAGTTTacctttattcttttttttgtcaccataaaaaagaaatgtcaaattaCAATACATTACAATTAGATTAGCTGTGTAGAGGGTAAATGTAAGCAGTAACATTTacgtaacttttttttttttttttcaagaagtACTTTCAGGAGTATGTtacagcagtggtccccaacccaattggtaccgggcagCACAAGaaatagttaaatatttctgttttatgtattatgtGAGTCTGgaagagcttttattttgaaaatcctttaaccggattctctcggttatGTCTTgtgcgccaacattgagcccacaagcagcaaaatgagtaagaaacagatcagattctttggaaagtttctttgcaaatgggaaaaggcccagagaagagacaggaggatggatttatcccggtaggtgattcccacattccaagctctgcatgacaTGCGGTGACCGGctgttaatgaggcaatgaagcttcaaactgcttcacTACTTAGAGACCATGAATACCCTGTGCGTCACTCTGGGAGTTATTGTTTCCCTTCATTCTCCCAGACGGGAGcgtctcgttgcagagaaacaagcgcAGGGCTCCCATTAATTTGTCATTATCATGAGTTAAAACTttcatgaaagtaaaatgttcgttttaGTGGcacatctgtatcttattttgaagggatatgtaaacgttaccatagagACCAGAGAGAGTTAGGGCAGTGGTCGAGACGAGAACAGAGGCtctttaggtctggttcacacggcacgatttaaggattgtcggctgattttccaaacctctgtgaccacagagccgataaaagtccaacaggttcgatcggttcgtgtgtccagccacacggcaggagcaacacaccacacaagaACCGATTTCACTCCTGAACATCCCGATTCCTGAAGAAAATCCCGTAAAACCCCAACATACCATACGTGAATTTAGAGCAACAAACATGTCCGACAATGTAGAAGCAGTAGTGATAGTTTGTAGACTCgttttaagcgataaaagacgtaacaaaaagaaaaacgttgGATGAAAGActgcaggagcagcagctctatgTGCTGCACTTACGCACTAAACCGGACTCTCGGTTGCGCCacgtcagctgtttgggattccccacCGTGcttacgtcaccgcgctttctgattgacTCCcagtcacattcaacaggttgcgTCAGGGAAAACCCCGCACGCTGCGATAAAAGGGCCAAGACAatcaaacatgttgaatatgcccgatgTTAGACGGGATCGGTCCGACGTTCCACACTGACAGGATAATCGTACGATTATcacaagcgacaatcttagaactcGGAACCGTCTAAGATTGTCATTAGGGGAAAATCgggacaaaaaaatgtaaaattgtgtcATGTGACCTCCTTCCCACCAGTCCCCTGGGGCCGCAGTAAAATTGCCAAGCCTTGACCGGTCCGTTgtgataaaaaggttggggaccactgcgtTACAGCAccatatatttcatatttacttGAGAAATGTTATAAAGTATCGCTACTCTTGCAGTAAAGTTTCTCTAAACTTGACCCAGTGCAAATAACTTCACTCCATGAAGTACAAACATgttacaaccaaaaataaaccaGACACAGACCTACAATTTGTCAAAGTGAGACCTCTTGTTGTACTCAAACTTTGTTGTTCTAATGTCTTATTTGTTTCTTCTgcttaaaatttattttgcaatgttttacattttttccattttaccaCAATTTGCACATTAGTATATTTTTTGTAAGTCTGattaaatcagatgttatgATCAGATCATAACATTTTTACTCTCACTCTCTTATGCTGGAATAGAAACCATGTATATAAAGGCATGTGAGTGAAAATGATGGCCATGCATGGCTTCCTCTCTAAGATCATATCTTTGTTCAGTTTCCTCCTGCAGAGCTATCTGTTATTTTCCAAAAGCATGCATGTGTTTTAGtaccaataaaaatctgattgttgtctgttaatgtgttttgtgtcaacaaaatgtaatttttaaacaaaaatgttagtaTTTGATTGGGCTAAAACGTAATGTTAGGGAGTATTTTGTGGAACACATGAAATCCAAAGTGAATGAAGACCACATTCCAAGAATATCctgcaaacattttaagttaGACTGGATTAGTCAATCAAAGTGACATTTCTCTGAATCAAACCCCTAGATGATAAGAGGAAAGATCCCACAATTTAACTCTAAAAGCATGCAGATGGATGAAGTGTTGTATGCAGAGGTCAAAGAAGTTTCAGACACACAAACAGTTCGATGGCGTGTACGTACCCTTGCGTCGTCCCCTCGGGAATTCACCTACGGTTTGAGAGTCGGTTCGCTCTAAACCGACAACCTTTGCTCTTATTATTTTAGGACTCTGACCTGATTGGTGAAAGAAGACTTTGCTCATTATATAAAAAAGGGGGTGATCACAACAAGTAAGCCCTAAAGTAAGAAATATTCTGCcatgcaaaacaaaagacataACTTTGCTGCACAGTGAAGCGTCGCCCTCACTCacaaccatttatttattttccagcagcacAAATCAAGAGAGCAATTGTCATGACAACAGCGGGACCAAACTACCCGACATGCAACTCACTCCATGCAGCACGGCTTCCCACACAAAGACTGACATCACAGCTGTGCATGCACGATTGGCTGTGTGGACGAGTACACGGAGAAATCAGGTCATGTTGAGAAGAACAACACACAGCTCTGCAGCAGGGTGAAGTGCAATGTTAGAAAACTAGGAGGATTTCACTTCAACACACCGAGCAGAACATTTCTGGAAGGGTGGGGTGATTTAAACAGAGCTacagtttcaaatgtttttgatggAATTACATAGAAATTCCGCTGGCACTGAATTCCTGTTGAATCCTTGGAGAAAGGAGGATAAATGGACAGGTGGGGATTTATAGACagaaaaaactatttctcatggctgataataaaattataataaccAGTAAGAATTTAAGCTGGTATTTTTATGCTCAATGCCCGAATAAATGCATCAGTTAACTTGTTTTAGCCTTGTGTctaatatgaatatatttatagCTGAAACAACAAATTGTATTAATCGATTGTTGAAATAACCAACAACTAATTTAGTCatcgattaatcgataactaGAGTATACTGTCTCCAAAAAAGCCACTTGCTGCAAGAAAAACGTAttcagccaaaactgtacaaaaatatatacattttggatttaagattaaattaaaaaaaaactttgaaaatatgttcaacCCAAAACTTTACTAGCAAACTTTTATCTTCACCTGGTTAGaattctgttaaataaaatcttcaatTAATCACCTTTTGCTacccaattattaatcagttaattgaAAAAATTTGTCAACAATTAGCCCTTCACCATAatgatgttaagtcaagcaggaGGGCTAAGCTTTTCACATTATGAAAAGCACATTTTCTAGTTGCACAtacatcctttgctacaaaagCGTTCATTAAAGAAATGATatgctgaaaataaacattttattacctatttagaaaaggaattaaattatttgcatcatttaatgtttatctaagattctttaaaaaaggtttaattggttaaatgaaaaatctgctaaatgtgtcaatttttttatctgattgtCAAAATAGTCGATAGATTAATCAATCACTAAAACAATTATTAGTTGCAGCCTTTTATATATTAACATATGAAAATAATATCTGGAAGTGCTGTAAACATGAACGTTTAGCCTCCTTTCAAAATCCTCTCCACTGTGCATGAGGGCAACATAACTGggcttttgttgatttttgacTGTTGGTTCAGCTCTTACTGTAGATACGGACAAATTTGGACGAGCAACAAATATCTGCTTCTATAATGCCATGCTCTCCAGTTTTTCCAGTTTTGAGGAGTGGCTCAGAAAAACATTACTCTGAGTCACGTCATAATTATAACCTGGGAAAACAAGAAGTCAATTACTAATAAGCATGGGTCAGTATgagtttctctctgtgtgatGTTAAGTAAAAACATCACAGTAATATCGCAAAAATTTTTCCAATTGGactaattgttgtttttatgtaaaatagaaaTGGAACAATTAATCCTACTCTGGTTGAAAGAGTTGAACATATTATGTGTATTACTatgttatttaaaactttttattttgccgTGCTGTTTCTAATCAGATGCAACTActtcaaatatgaaaatgtatCAATTAGTTTTCGCAGCTTAAGATATTTGAAAAAGTACAAGATTAAAATCtactttagtaaaaaaaaaaaaaaaagtaaaaattatcaataccaaaataaagtaGCAACAAGTGAATTTTATCATAAAATACTGACcatgtttgatgttttaaagaaatgtaaaagttacattttcagtcaAATCTGATCATCTCACAGCTGCGGAGCTGAAGCATTAAATTATTTGGAGCATAAAAGACTTTTCTTACTTAATGACTTTACCTTGTCACATCTCTGAAAAATCCCCAGTGAAGTGTTGGGCTGTCTGGTTCAAAGAGCATAAGTAAGGAAAAACTCCTAATTGGGAAATGTTAGCTGGCATGAACCAGCCTAATTTTCAGCTGTGACAATTACAGCCATGGCTTTTGATTAGGCCTGTGTGATGTTTTTTGTCAgtcttcaattcactttgtcTCTTCTTCCCTTCACTGCTCTCTCCTTCGCTGATCCCAGAGTCAGAATCCCCTTCGCTATCAGGTCTAATCAAAGGACTCAATTGAAATAAAGAGAACAAAAGAGGATGGAGGTGATCTCTCCAGCCTTTGGTTGCTCCGTGGCATTATGACAAGCCTTCTAAAAAGCGCCTTGCAGGGTCTCTCAGAAGCTTAAGTGTATTGAGCTTTTGACAAGGggttaaaactttaataaaaagatGTGGCTAGCAGGAAAGTAATTCACCAGCCTGCTTGGGGACATGCatgcagaagaagaagttgGTATTTAATGATCCAGACACAAAGTGAGGAATTTCTCTTCCTACCAACGACATCTGCAGAGCAAAGATGACTTTACTGTGAAAGTTAGaagtagggatgcaccgatccacttttttcacttccgataccgatatctgaggtttaataTTGGCCGATActgatccgatacagaaaagcAGTGCTGAATTCACTTAAAACggttttttaaaagacagacataaatatgctgaattaCAAACTTATTTGATAACTtttttgataactctgcacacTAAAATACACCAATAACTTCGCAAGTTTGGCCAAACATCTAGAAACAACttaaatttgttcagtcagtgcaaatAGGAGTAgaacagcaaataaaacataaataataaagaaacagaaactgacaaaaacaggtTGGCTACCTTGctcaaatttgtaaaaataaactgcaaccaTCCTCTTTTTAAATGGTTGATAAAATGCAATTATGAATTCTTAATACAATGTAAAATATCATAACGTTGCTCAGAGTACAaggcatagaattagactgaatagatctgcccaaTAGACCAGGCACATTGTCACTGATGCTTGATCTAGACTTTTTCTCTAATATCGGTACAGATACATATACAGAATatcagattggtgcatctctatttATTAGACAGTTCTGTGACCATGAACCAGTAGCTGAGTGTGACACAAAGCATTACCAGCTGTAGTGTTAGTTTGATAAACATCTCTATGAAGCAACAACATCCAGGAGAAATCACAACTACGAGTGCATGCACACAGGCTGAGGTCTCACCTTTACGATCAGGCTTGAGGTTTCGGTCCACAGGCGGGGGCTGGCACTCGTTGGGCACCGGCCGGCGGGGCGGGGTCTTCGGACTGGAGCGGAAGCCCATGTGGGCGGGCGGGGGCACCTGTTTTCCCAGGGAGGAGAACTCCATGGTGCTGGGAGTCATGGGGACATAGTTCGTTTCGTGCATTGGCTCGGACAAACTGCCCGAGTGGTGATGCGACGGCGAATTGGCGCTCATGGGGACGTAgttctgctccacctcctccataGAGTGGCTGCTCAGCGGCATCATCCCTTTGCTCTTCTGAGGAGCGAAGAACAGATGTGGCTTTTGAGACTAAGATGTGCTTCTACGACTGGTTCACATCTTGAGTCAGAGAAATCAGAAACCGGCTCAGAGACCCTGCTACCTCTGTGTAGGCCTGTCCCAATaagcaacaaatcaattaatcacatgataaattaaaacaagcatttgcatgatttattgtttttctcttttctgaagACTTATAGATGTTTATAgacttaattcattttatttgttgtttctgttgttttgtttattgattttggatttttaaaaagtcttccaGTTCCACTGTTGAATactcattagaatttaaagtttattgtttgagtgttcttgcattattctGCCATTGCCATAAggttacttgaaaatggtctcaaaagaacaatattatcgtttatcacaataacttctgtgACAATTTATCctccagcaaaatttattgcgacaggcctacctCTGTGATTATTGGATGATTCTTTCAGAGATTTATAGAGTTGTGTTCAACCAATCAGACCAATCACTGTCTTTAGCAGGAATTATATTTCTACCAGGCAAATATTTACTATCTGTAAggtagaaaacaaacagagccAACGGTCATTACATGCTTTCTCCTGATTGTGTGTGATTGaataatgtttgtttaaataGTAACGTCCACATGTGAATTAAAGGACTCAAACAGTTTGACTtcctctgaaaatggctgctaTTATTCAGAACAGCACAATTTGATCAAAACTTCGATTTGAAAGgggaaaacataaagaaaataaatttaaaaagtcaaaaaacaGCGAAAATGATCAACCGCTCGGAAAAATGATCCcaaatgctttaaaatggaAACCAAAGCCAGAAGGATGTTGATGGAAACAGAAAACCCGTGGATCAAAGGAGAGCCAAAATGGCAAATACTTAGCCAATGATCAGCTCCAGGTGATAAAAGAAGATCTACAGTTACCTGTGAGTCCTGAAACAATTAGAAGAATCCcacaaagtcacatttttaaaaaaatgctgatgTTAAAGCTTGTCATGGCGGACATTAACTGGCCTAAAGAAAAAAGGTGCATCATCTTATGGCCTGATGAAAGCAAGATTGACCTTTCTAGATTTAGGGGCACAGGATTCAAGTCACATTACTctaactgtgtttccattaattaGTAAGCTGATAAACTTTTACTTGTGTATAGAACAATGAAATGTGGAGCCTTGAATACTTTGCTGTAAGCCACAACCTTTGTTTTCTAtaaaagttgaataaactaATATCTCTATGAGAAACACTTACAAAGTAGCTGTTGAAGCTTTCATTGAAGTCAAACGAACAGCTTTTGTCTGAGGAGAATGATCTGGGAATGTCATAGAAGTCCTGTGAtccaaaatctgtaaaaaaaataaataagtaaataaacaaaggGTAAAACATGTCCTTTATTACTAACCTGCCAAGACTCTAAACAGTATTAGCATTCTCATCCATGTTTTTAAGTAAGGGAATGCTTAAAAGACAATCAAGATTTCCAGCTTCAAATAATAGTTACAGTAAGTGAAGAAGTGAACAAACATTTCAAGTGGTGTCTGCATGAAGACGtgtaaaaatctataaaaaacattttatcgcAGCAGGAAATCTCATTGAAAATTTTTGAATCGCATTTAGTGTGAAGAACATCTTTGTTATTTATTATCAACAGACTCACCACTGTCCCAGTTACTGGCACACATGCTGggaatactttttttaaaggaatcggttttatatttatttactttggttCCTTCGTCAGTagataaggaaacaaaaagaagagaatCATTTTGGAAATAATGTCTTGGCTCAGTCACATGTAAGAAAACATGCTTGCAGCTCCGGTTACATAAAGTCAAAAACTTGACTAATCCAggatatttttctgctttctccAAAGTTTCTTACaagattttactaaaataacCTGGGGTTTAACTTTAGCATTGACTTTTTTCACCACTAGGGGGAACAATGAGTGGTAAATTCTTTTGCTCTGTTTCAATGAAAGTTCCTTTCATTTGCTTCTCCGtctacttaaaaagaaaatttttctcCATCAGTTGCTCATAACAAAACCCTATCATATCCAACCACAATCTCCTATTTTGATGGACTtcttagattttatttctttactacTAAAACAtaactgaaagtaaaaaagGAGGATTGGAACATCCCTATtgaaatcccagtaaaatattacaaattttgTGGTGGTTAAATATCTAAATGTGCAAAAGGGCTGTAAACACTTTTTGTAAGACCTTGAGCACAAACCTTTGCGGAGCCGTGAACAGTCCATCGTGCCGATCGTGTTGCTGCGTAGAGCCTTGCTCCCGGCGCTCGTCGGCACGCAGTAATTTCCGTCCGTCTCCGAGGCCGAGCGAGGCACGCAGTAGGTGTCCGTAGGCGAGCGCTCAGCGGGGGGCGGCGGGAGCCCTGAGGTGGAGCTGAGTGAAGGTTTGGGCGGTCTGGGAGGGGGGACGACATCGCCCCCGCCCTCCGAGCCTCCGACACCCGTCGACGTCGACATCGTGCGGGGGACCTGGTAGGTGGAGTTGGCGCCGGGCGTGGGAGGGATGTCGTAGCTGACGGAAAGATTCCGCATGTGCGACTCCACGAATGACGTCTTCCTCAGTGGTATGTTGAAGACGTAAAGTCCAGATTCGTCCCCGCCGTCCGGGTTGGTCGGCGGGGAGGTGGCAGACTTCGGGAGCAGCACCGTGTCCTGCGAGTAGCTGCGAGGGAGGTGATAGATGCCAGCGTCGGACGAGGTGGAGGTGCCGCGTGAGGGAGGCGAGTCGTAGAAGGAAGGAGCGGAAGCTGGAGGCTGGTGCTGTGGGAAGAAGCCGTTGTGCGAGGTGTGTTTGGGTAAGGAGGTGGCGGATGGGGGCGTGCGGTGGGATGGGAGGTTGTCATTCAGGTCCGTCTCTGAAGAGGTAGACTTGGAGTACTCTGCCTGGGCTCTGAGAACAGAACACACTTCACTTAGAGGAGCAGAAAACCCACACAGTCACAAAAAACCTTCACACCACTCCGGCAGGCAGAGTTAATGACAAAGCTATATTTAATCAACTACTTTGGCAACTTTCATTATATTAGTATTACTTTGTGCATCACATAGCAGGGTTTCTGCAACTtaaatttaagtctttttaagaccattataaattaaatttaagaggtgtatcacaacagaaatgacaatccttttaacaatttaaatcaAGAACAAATCAGTCTTTTAAACATTATcaacaaacttaaaattttgGCTTGTAGATCAAATATGAAGGCACTGATGAAGTAATTCTTATTTTCATTCTGCTTTTTTAGTATTGTTTGTATTGTAGTAAACTTTACTCTCTGGTAAAAagccaaagttttttttaaataaaagaagtgCTTTTTTATTATCACTAAAATTCTCTTTTTGATTGGAGAGGCTTGTTCATTTGTCTGTAATATACTGGcccttttgaaataaaaaaacaaaacttgggtTGAAGACAAATTTACTGCCATtctggcaataaatttgcacttcCCCATGACAGTCGGAGAaaaagctaactagctagctagcaaaaGTAtcttagcagctagttagcggtagcctgaACTGCCTTCATTCACAGAATAAAGTGACTCGAGGCTGATGATAAAGTGTTACCtgatgaaaagtcaaaaatatgtttattttgtccTGCCATTACAAaatttaaggccttaattttacattcatgaatttaagactttttcagAATGTGTGGACACCGTGCATAGTGAACAAAAGTAATGGGAAAAAACCCCTGGGTAGCTTAATATGCAGGCAAAAACAAGTTGAGAACATTTTAATCTCAAAGTGggttataaaaacataataagaAAAACGTTTCAAAATCCAGCATTAATATCACCCATTTTCATTTAGAGTGATGAATAAAGTGATTTGCATTCCTGTGATTCACAAACGTTCAGCACTCTacacaggcaggcaggcaggcaggtcCAGTCGGGTTCTGGCCACTCACACACTAGTCTGTGGAGGTAGAGTCCTGCTCTCACACTCCTCCAGGAGCAAATATTCCTGATAGCCCTCCAGTGGGGCCTGACAGTCCACTGAGCTACAAACACCATCCAgcaggaaggaggaagagagcAGCAGTGAAGTTAGAAAACTGAAAGGGTCAAGGTGAACCTCACATTGAATAATTCAGATggatttttaatatatttctaatattttccaaatttctagatttttcgttccagtttaaaaatattctagaCAAGACAAAGGATAGTTTcacaatttcaaaatgtttttgtcttactGTCACCTTGTTTGAATGAGATGCCAGAGAAAGTGTAGAGTTATTTGTCTGACTTAAAGAaggcaaatacattttcaattgttTACAAGAGCAACAAATGTAGCTAAagttaaaaagcaaacacagcCACCACTCTTATTTATGCaagattgttttaaaacaattgtCAAGCTACAAGTAGGTGTTAAGCAGCTGATTTCAGGGTTTTCAGCAGCATTAGAGTATAATATTCAATACTAAATTTAGTGGGAGTTTATTTCATACGTTCTTGTAGTTTAtgtgttaaaaatcaaaatacataaaaggTATGAAGGGTCTTGTTACAACTATAATAATCACTGTCATTTTAGCAGCAATGTGATTAtgggttagttttttttattttaagtaaatcacattcaaattacattttttatgtttttaaaatttttggaaTTGCATTAAAGTGTGGGAATAGTACGCATTTTGTTCTTaaagaaattcagattttaatcttatggaaaatggaataaataatgtagaaaaaattGAATATTGTATTGTTCCCCAAATCCAGACTTTTCCATAATTCCCCAGCCTGCAGaggcatcacacacacacacacacacacacacacacacccacacacccacacacactcccttttatttattatttcagaatAGATTAAGAATAATTTATATATGAACATTGGCCAGAGGTTGGTAATTGTTTTGACATCTTACTGTATGTCCGGTTGTTATTTACAATTGTTATTAgtggtattattattattattattagccatagattgtcttgtcttttgagaGTTagtttatattacattttgtctatgtaatataatttatttgttggctCTTTAGCTCAGTACATTGAACAAGCACATAAATATTATAACATGGTTTTTTAAACATGGTAggattaaataagtgttcacgtcttcctactccttttcgaACAGAAAAGTATtggtaagaaaaataattttgttcttggttatgtatgcagatgttttctctgtcctactgattgcttgttttcttgttttcaaaaacctgtttgaaataaatcaaaatcaaacatttagacaATCAGTGTCACCTGTAGGTTTCAGGCTTTTTGCTCTCACAGTTGGCGAGCCACAG
Coding sequences within:
- the gab1 gene encoding GRB2-associated-binding protein 1 isoform X5; this translates as MSGGEVVCSGWLRKSPPEKKLRRYAWKKRWFILRSGRMTGDPDVLEYYKNDTAKKPIRVIDLNLCQQVDAGLSFRKKDLENSFIFDIKTIDRVFYLVADTEEDMNKWVRNICDICGFNPTDEDVLFSVTELDNSKNLQPSGAVVDTPPHPSLVNMVGPVPSLLGVVPPPYQPVSVRHLDSQSSSEDPQDYLWLANCESKKPETYSSVDCQAPLEGYQEYLLLEECESRTLPPQTSVAQAEYSKSTSSETDLNDNLPSHRTPPSATSLPKHTSHNGFFPQHQPPASAPSFYDSPPSRGTSTSSDAGIYHLPRSYSQDTVLLPKSATSPPTNPDGGDESGLYVFNIPLRKTSFVESHMRNLSVSYDIPPTPGANSTYQVPRTMSTSTGVGGSEGGGDVVPPPRPPKPSLSSTSGLPPPPAERSPTDTYCVPRSASETDGNYCVPTSAGSKALRSNTIGTMDCSRLRKDFGSQDFYDIPRSFSSDKSCSFDFNESFNSYFDSQKSKGMMPLSSHSMEEVEQNYVPMSANSPSHHHSGSLSEPMHETNYVPMTPSTMEFSSLGKQVPPPAHMGFRSSPKTPPRRPVPNECQPPPVDRNLKPDRKGQSPKIIRAKVVGLERTDSQTVGEFPRGRRKGRPAPLEIKPLPEWEEPCTPVRSPVTRSFARDLSRFPMPARPSSVHSTASSTDSEDIAENYVEMDPNLPTDEPMMKMAAPLPVDGGSSPMVKPKGDKQVEYLDLDLESGKSTPPRKMKNNGTGISASDERVDYVVVDQQRTQALKSTREAWSEDRVFTETDTLSKAPK
- the gab1 gene encoding GRB2-associated-binding protein 1 isoform X6 translates to MSGGEVVCSGWLRKSPPEKKLRRYAWKKRWFILRSGRMTGDPDVLEYYKNDTAKKPIRVIDLNLCQQVDAGLSFRKKDLENSFIFDIKTIDRVFYLVADTEEDMNKWVRNICDICGFNPTDEDNSKNLQPSGAVVDTPPHPSLVNMVGPVPSLLGVVPPPYQPVSVRHLDSQSSSEDPQDYLWLANCESKKPETYSSVDCQAPLEGYQEYLLLEECESRTLPPQTSVAQAEYSKSTSSETDLNDNLPSHRTPPSATSLPKHTSHNGFFPQHQPPASAPSFYDSPPSRGTSTSSDAGIYHLPRSYSQDTVLLPKSATSPPTNPDGGDESGLYVFNIPLRKTSFVESHMRNLSVSYDIPPTPGANSTYQVPRTMSTSTGVGGSEGGGDVVPPPRPPKPSLSSTSGLPPPPAERSPTDTYCVPRSASETDGNYCVPTSAGSKALRSNTIGTMDCSRLRKDFGSQDFYDIPRSFSSDKSCSFDFNESFNSYFDSQKSKGMMPLSSHSMEEVEQNYVPMSANSPSHHHSGSLSEPMHETNYVPMTPSTMEFSSLGKQVPPPAHMGFRSSPKTPPRRPVPNECQPPPVDRNLKPDRKGQSPKIIRAKVVGLERTDSQTVGEFPRGRRKGRPAPLEIKPLPEWEEPCTPVRSPVTRSFARDLSRFPMPARPSSVHSTASSTDSEDIAENYVEMDPNLPTDEPMMKMAAPLPVDGGSSPMVKPKGDKQVEYLDLDLESGKSTPPRKMKNNGTGISASDERVDYVVVDQQRTQALKSTREAWSEDRVFTETDTLSKAPK
- the gab1 gene encoding GRB2-associated-binding protein 1 isoform X8; translated protein: MSGGEVVCSGWLRKSPPEKKLRRYAWKKRWFILRSGRMTGDPDVLEYYKNDTAKKPIRVIDLNLCQQVDAGLSFRKKDLENSFIFDIKTIDRVFYLVADTEEDMNKWVRNICDICGFNPTDEDVLFSVTELDNSKNLQPSGAVVDTPPHPSLVNMVGPVPSLLGVVPPPYQPVSVRHLDSQSSSEDPQDYLWLANCESKKPETYRAQAEYSKSTSSETDLNDNLPSHRTPPSATSLPKHTSHNGFFPQHQPPASAPSFYDSPPSRGTSTSSDAGIYHLPRSYSQDTVLLPKSATSPPTNPDGGDESGLYVFNIPLRKTSFVESHMRNLSVSYDIPPTPGANSTYQVPRTMSTSTGVGGSEGGGDVVPPPRPPKPSLSSTSGLPPPPAERSPTDTYCVPRSASETDGNYCVPTSAGSKALRSNTIGTMDCSRLRKDFGSQDFYDIPRSFSSDKSCSFDFNESFNSYFKSKGMMPLSSHSMEEVEQNYVPMSANSPSHHHSGSLSEPMHETNYVPMTPSTMEFSSLGKQVPPPAHMGFRSSPKTPPRRPVPNECQPPPVDRNLKPDRKGQSPKIIRAKVVGLERTDSQTVGEFPRGRRKGRPAPLEIKPLPEWEEPCTPVRSPVTRSFARDLSRFPMPARPSSVHSTASSTDSEDIAENYVEMDPNLPTDEPMMKMAAPLPVDGGSSPMVKPKGDKQVEYLDLDLESGKSTPPRKMKNNGTGISASDERVDYVVVDQQRTQALKSTREAWSEDRVFTETDTLSKAPK
- the gab1 gene encoding GRB2-associated-binding protein 1 isoform X7 — encoded protein: MTGDPDVLEYYKNDTAKKPIRVIDLNLCQQVDAGLSFRKKDLENSFIFDIKTIDRVFYLVADTEEDMNKWVRNICDICGFNPTDEDVLFSVTELDNSKNLQPSGAVVDTPPHPSLVNMVGPVPSLLGVVPPPYQPVSVRHLDSQSSSEDPQDYLWLANCESKKPETYSSVDCQAPLEGYQEYLLLEECESRTLPPQTSVAQAEYSKSTSSETDLNDNLPSHRTPPSATSLPKHTSHNGFFPQHQPPASAPSFYDSPPSRGTSTSSDAGIYHLPRSYSQDTVLLPKSATSPPTNPDGGDESGLYVFNIPLRKTSFVESHMRNLSVSYDIPPTPGANSTYQVPRTMSTSTGVGGSEGGGDVVPPPRPPKPSLSSTSGLPPPPAERSPTDTYCVPRSASETDGNYCVPTSAGSKALRSNTIGTMDCSRLRKDFGSQDFYDIPRSFSSDKSCSFDFNESFNSYFDSQKSKGMMPLSSHSMEEVEQNYVPMSANSPSHHHSGSLSEPMHETNYVPMTPSTMEFSSLGKQVPPPAHMGFRSSPKTPPRRPVPNECQPPPVDRNLKPDRKGQSPKIIRAKVVGLERTDSQTVGEFPRGRRKGRPAPLEIKPLPEWEEPCTPVRSPVTRSFARDLSRFPMPARPSSVHSTASSTDSEDIAENYVEMDPNLPTDEPMMKMAAPLPVDGGSSPMVKPKGDKQVEYLDLDLESGKSTPPRKMKNNGTGISASDERVDYVVVDQQRTQALKSTREAWSEDRVFTETDTLSKAPK